A window of the Ipomoea triloba cultivar NCNSP0323 chromosome 14, ASM357664v1 genome harbors these coding sequences:
- the LOC116005340 gene encoding UDP-D-apiose/UDP-D-xylose synthase 2-like, producing the protein MAGRVDLDGNPIKPIKICMIGAGGFIGSHLCEKLMAETQHTVLAVDVYNDKIKHLLEPASSHPWADRIQFHRLNIKNDSRLEGLIKMADLTINLAAICTPADYNTRPLDTIYSNFIDALPVVKYCSENSKRLIHFSTCEVYGKTIGCFLPKDSPLRQDPAYYVLKEDESPCIFGPIEKQRWSYACAKQLIERLVYAEGAENGLEFTIVRPFNWIGPRMDFIPGIDGPSEGVPRVLACFSNNLLRREPLKLVDGGQSQRTFVYIKDAIEAVVLMIENPSRANGHIFNVGNPNNEVTVRQLAEMMTKVYSKVSGEAAIDSPTLDVSSKEFYGEGYDDSDKRIPDMTIINKQLGWNPKTSLWDLLESTLTYQHRTYAEAIKKAISKPTAS; encoded by the exons ATGGCAGGGAGAGTAGATCTGGACGGGAATCCGATAAAGCCGATTAAGATATGTATGATTGGCGCCGGAGGGTTCATAGGGTCCCACCTCTGCGAGAAGCTGATGGCGGAGACGCAGCACACGGTTCTCGCGGTGGACGTGTACAATGACAAGATCAAGCACCTCCTCGAGCCCGCCTCCTCCCACCCCTGGGCCGATCGCATCCAGTTTCACCGCCTCAACATCAAGAACGACTCTCGCCTTGAAGGCCTCATCAAGATGGCAGATCTG ACCATAAATCTTGCTGCGATCTGCACTCCTGCTGATTACAACACCCGTCCTCTTGACACAATTTACAGCAATTTCATTGATGCTCTGCCTGTG GTCAAGTACTGTTCAGAGAATAGCAAGCGTCTTATTCACTTTTCTACCTGTGAAGTTTATGGAAAAACCATAGGCTGCTTCTTACCCAAAGATAGTCCGTTGCGGCAG GATCCTGCGTACTATGTTCTTAAGGAAGATGAATCTCCTTGCATTTTTGGTCCCATTGAGAAGCAGAGGTGGTCCTATGCATGTGCAAAGCAATTGATTGAGAGATTGGTCTATG ctGAGGGTGCTGAGAATGGTCTAGAATTCACCATTGTGAGACCCTTCAACTGGATTGGTCCTAGGATGGATTTTATTCCTGGTATTGATGGTCCCAGTGAGGGTGTTCCAAGAGTTTTGGCATGCTTCAGTAAT AACCTTTTGAGACGTGAACCATTGAAGCTTGTTGATGGAGGTCAATCTCAGAGAACCTTTGTATATATCAAGGATGCCATTGAAGCTGTTGTTTTGATGATT GAAAATCCTTCAAGGGCAAATGGCCATATTTTTAATGTGGGCAATCCTAACAATGAAGTTACTGTCAGGCAGCTTGCTGAAATGATGACGAAG GTATATTCGAAGGTCAGTGGGGAAGCTGCAATTGACAGTCCAACCTTAGATGTAAGCTCTAAAGAATTCTATGGTGAGGGGTATGATGATAGTGACAAGAGAATTCCAGACATGACAATAATCAACAAGCAACTCG GCTGGAATCCTAAGACATCGTTATGGGACTTGCTTGAATCCACACTCACATACCAACATAGAACATATGCTGAGGCTATCAAGAAGGCAATTTCAAAGCCAACTGCAAGTTGA
- the LOC116004518 gene encoding AP-2 complex subunit alpha-1-like isoform X2, translating to MALSGMRGLSVFISDIRNCQNKEQERLRVDKELGNIRTRFKNEKGLTPYEKKKYVWKMLYIFMLGYDVDFGHMEAVSLISAPKYPEKQVGYIVTSCLLNENHDFLRLAINTVRNDIIGRNETFQCLALTLVGNIGGREFAESLAPDVQRLLISSSCRPLVRKKAGLCLLRLFRKNPDVVNVDGWSDRMAQLLDERDLGVLTSSMSLLVALVSNNHEAYWNCLPKCVKILERLARNQDVPQEYTYYGIPSPWLQVKTMRALQYFPTIEDPNTRRSLFEVLQRILMGTDVVKNVNKNNASHAVLFEALALVMHLDAEKEMMSQCVALLGKFIAVREPNIRYLGLENMTRMLMVTDVQDIIKRHQPQIITSLKDPDISIRRRALDLLYGMCDVSNAKDIVEELLQYLSTAEFAMREELSLKIAILAEKFAPDLSWYVDVILQLIDKAGEFVSDDIWFRVVQFVTNNEDLQPYAALKAKEYLDKPAIHETMVRVSAYVLGEYSHLLSRRPGCSPKEIFSVIHEKLPAVSTSTIPILLSTYAKILMHTQPADPELQNQIWAIFRKYESCIDVEIQQRAVEYFELSKKGAVMMDVLAEMPKFPERQSALIKKAEDSEADTAEQSAIKLRAQQQQPSNALVVTDQRPANGSPPVSQLGLVKIPSVSNDHNSVDQGITQANGTLTVVDPQPPSAPSPDLLGDLLGTLAIEGHPGDVQGEKHLVSGVKGDSNVEEALALAPVEEQTNTVQPIGNITERFQALCLKDSGVLYEDPYIQIGIKAEWRVHQGRLVLFLGNKNTSPLTSVQAIILPPSHLKMELSLVPETIPPRAQVQCPLEVVNLRPSRDVAVLDFSYKFGTHMVNVKLRLPAVLNKFLQPIPVSAEEFFPQWRSLSGPPLKLQEVVRGVRPMLLAEMANLFNSFRLMVCPGLDPNTNNLVASTTFYSESTRAMLCLIRIETDPADRTQLRMTVASGDPTLTFELKEYIKEQLVALPTAAARPATQVPPPQPQPASQPTSESDPGALLAGLL from the exons ATGGCGTTGTCTGGCATGAGGGGTCTGTCGGTGTTCATAAGCGACATTCGCAATTGCCAGAACAAAGAGCAGGAGCGTCTCCGCGTCGACAAGGAGCTCGGGAATATCCGTACTCGATTCAAGAACGAAAAG GGTTTGACACCTtatgagaaaaagaaatatgTTTGGAAAATGCTTTACATATTTATGCTTGGTTATGATGTGGATTTTGGTCATATGGAAGCTGTTTCTCTAATATCTGCTCCGAAGTATCCTGAGAAGCAG GTTGGTTACATAGTCACATCATGTTTGCTCAATGAGAATCACGACTTCTTGCGATTAGCAATTAATACTGTGCGGAATGACATAATTGGACGCAATGAGACATTTCAGTGTCTAGCACTAACATTG GTTGGAAACATAGGTGGAAGAGAGTTTGCTGAGTCTCTGGCACCTGATGTCCAAAGGCTGCTG ATTTCAAGTAGTTGCCGGCCACTTGTAAGGAAGAAAGCTGGATTGTGTCTCCTACGCCTATTTAGAAAAAATCCTGATGTTGTGAATGTAGATGGATG GTCAGATCGAATGGCACAACTATTGGATGAACGCGATTTGGGTGTCTTAACGTCATCCATGAGTCTACTGGTTGCTTTAGTATCAAATAACCATGAAGCATATTGGAATTGTCTTCCAAAGTGCGTTAAGATATTGGAAAGACTTGCCAGGAATCAAGATGTTCCTCAAGAATATACTTATTATGGAATTCCATCTCCTTGGCTTCAG GTGAAGACAATGAGAGCTCTTCAATACTTTCCGACTATAGAAGATCCAAACACTCGGAGATCATTGTTTGAG GTTTTACAACGGATACTAATGGGAACTGATGTTGTGAAGAATGTGAACAAGAACAATGCCTCACATGCAGTTCTCTTTGAAGCTCTTGCTCTT GTCATGCATCTGGATGCAGAAAAAGAAATGATGTCTCAATGTGTTGCATTGCTTGGAAAATTTATTGCTGTTCGTGAACCAAATATTCGATATCTTGGTTTG GAAAATATGACTCGGATGCTCATGGTTACAGATGTACAGGACATTATCAAAAGACACCAACCACAGATTATTACATCACTGAAGGATCCTGATATCAG TATTAGAAGACGTGCTCTTGATTTGCTATATGGAATGTGCGATGTTTCTAATGCAAAGGACATAGTTGAAGAATTATTACAG TATCTCAGTACAGCAGAGTTTGCAATGCGCGAGGAGCTGTCACTAAAGATTGCAATTCTTGCAGAGAAGTTTGCCCCTGATTTGTCATG GTATGTTGATGTGATCCTTCAATTGATTGACAAGGCTGGAGAGTTTGTCAGTGATGACATATGGTTCCGTGTTGTGCAGTTTGTTACAAACAATGAGGATCTACAG CCTTATGCAGCTTTGAAAGCAAAAGAGTATCTTGATAAGCCTGCTATTCACGAGACAATGGTCAGG GTGAGTGCATACGTCCTTGGAGAGTACAGTCATCTTCTGTCAAGACGGCCTGGGTGTAGTCCAAAGGAAATCTTTAGTGTGATACATGAGAAGCTTCCTGCTGTTTC GACTTCAACAATTCCTATTCTCCTTTCAACATATGCTAAGATTTTGATGCACACCCAACCAGCAGATCCAGAGCTACAGAATCAAATTTGGGCAATCTTCAGAAA ATATGAAAGCTGCATTGATGTTGAAATACAGCAACGGGCTGTAGAATACTTTGAGCTGAGTAAAAAAGGTGCAGTTATGATGGATGTATTAGCTGAAATGCCAAAGTTCCCTGAACGACAG TCTGCGCTGATAAAAAAGGCTGAGGACTCTGAGGCTGATACTGCTGAGCAAAGCGCTATCAAGTTGCGTGCACAGCAGCAACAGCCTTCTAATGCACTGGTAGTGACTGACCAACGGCCAGCTAATGGAAGTCCACCTGTTAGCCAGCTAGGTCTTGTAAAAATTCCAAGCGTGAGCAAT GACCATAACTCAGTAGACCAAGGGATTACACAGGCAAATGGGACTTTGACTGTAGTTGATCCTCAACCCCCTTCAGCGCCTTCTCCTGATCTTCTTGGAGATCTTTTAGGTACTCTGGCTATTGAAGGCCATCCTGGTGATGTCCAAGGTGAGAAGCATTTGGTCTCTGGTGTTAAAGGTGATTCAAATGTGGAGGAGGCTTTAGCACTTGCACCAGTTGAAGAGCAGACAAATACTGTGCAG CCAATTGGAAATATCACAGAAAGGTTTCAAGCTTTATGTCTCAAGGATAGTGGTGTATTATATGAAGATCCTTATATTCAG ATTGGTATAAAAGCTGAGTGGCGAGTGCATCAGGGACGGCTTGTCCTCTTTTTGGGGAACAAGAATACTTCTCCACTCACATCAGTTCAAGCTATAATATTGCCTCCATCACATCTAAAAATGGAACTGTCATTAGTACCAGAGACTATTCCTCCACGTGCACAG GTTCAATGTCCACTTGAAGTGGTCAACCTCCGTCCAAGCAGGGATGTAGCTGTTCTTGATTTCTCTTACAAGTTTGGGACACATATG GTCAATGTTAAACTTCGGCTTCCAGCTGTCTTGAATAAGTTTCTTCAGCCTATACCTGTTTCCGCCGAAGAATTTTTTCCACAATGGAGATCACTATCTGGACCACCATTGAAGCTCCAAGAAGTG GTTAGAGGTGTAAGACCAATGTTACTTGCGGAAATGGCAAACTTATTTAACAGTTTCCGATTGATGGTTTGTCCGGGTCTT GATCCTAATACAAATAATTTGGTTGCTAGCACAACTTTTTATTCAGAGAGTACAAGAGCCATGTTGTGTTTG ATACGAATAGAAACAGATCCAGCAGATAGAACTCAGTTGCGCATGACAGTTGCTTCTGGGGATCCTACGCTAACTTTTGA GTTGAAGGAGTATATTAAGGAACAATTAGTTGCCCTTCCTACGGCAGCTGCCAGGCCTGCCACACAAGTGCCTCCTCCGCAACCTCAGCCAGCTAGCCAACCTACGTCAGAATCAGATCCCGGTGCTTTGCTTGCCGGTTTGCTCTAA
- the LOC116004518 gene encoding AP-2 complex subunit alpha-1-like isoform X1 has protein sequence MALSGMRGLSVFISDIRNCQNKEQERLRVDKELGNIRTRFKNEKGLTPYEKKKYVWKMLYIFMLGYDVDFGHMEAVSLISAPKYPEKQVGYIVTSCLLNENHDFLRLAINTVRNDIIGRNETFQCLALTLVGNIGGREFAESLAPDVQRLLISSSCRPLVRKKAGLCLLRLFRKNPDVVNVDGWSDRMAQLLDERDLGVLTSSMSLLVALVSNNHEAYWNCLPKCVKILERLARNQDVPQEYTYYGIPSPWLQVKTMRALQYFPTIEDPNTRRSLFEVLQRILMGTDVVKNVNKNNASHAVLFEALALVMHLDAEKEMMSQCVALLGKFIAVREPNIRYLGLENMTRMLMVTDVQDIIKRHQPQIITSLKDPDISIRRRALDLLYGMCDVSNAKDIVEELLQYLSTAEFAMREELSLKIAILAEKFAPDLSWYVDVILQLIDKAGEFVSDDIWFRVVQFVTNNEDLQPYAALKAKEYLDKPAIHETMVRVSAYVLGEYSHLLSRRPGCSPKEIFSVIHEKLPAVSTSTIPILLSTYAKILMHTQPADPELQNQIWAIFRKYESCIDVEIQQRAVEYFELSKKGAVMMDVLAEMPKFPERQSALIKKAEDSEADTAEQSAIKLRAQQQQPSNALVVTDQRPANGSPPVSQLGLVKIPSVSNHEQDHNSVDQGITQANGTLTVVDPQPPSAPSPDLLGDLLGTLAIEGHPGDVQGEKHLVSGVKGDSNVEEALALAPVEEQTNTVQPIGNITERFQALCLKDSGVLYEDPYIQIGIKAEWRVHQGRLVLFLGNKNTSPLTSVQAIILPPSHLKMELSLVPETIPPRAQVQCPLEVVNLRPSRDVAVLDFSYKFGTHMVNVKLRLPAVLNKFLQPIPVSAEEFFPQWRSLSGPPLKLQEVVRGVRPMLLAEMANLFNSFRLMVCPGLDPNTNNLVASTTFYSESTRAMLCLIRIETDPADRTQLRMTVASGDPTLTFELKEYIKEQLVALPTAAARPATQVPPPQPQPASQPTSESDPGALLAGLL, from the exons ATGGCGTTGTCTGGCATGAGGGGTCTGTCGGTGTTCATAAGCGACATTCGCAATTGCCAGAACAAAGAGCAGGAGCGTCTCCGCGTCGACAAGGAGCTCGGGAATATCCGTACTCGATTCAAGAACGAAAAG GGTTTGACACCTtatgagaaaaagaaatatgTTTGGAAAATGCTTTACATATTTATGCTTGGTTATGATGTGGATTTTGGTCATATGGAAGCTGTTTCTCTAATATCTGCTCCGAAGTATCCTGAGAAGCAG GTTGGTTACATAGTCACATCATGTTTGCTCAATGAGAATCACGACTTCTTGCGATTAGCAATTAATACTGTGCGGAATGACATAATTGGACGCAATGAGACATTTCAGTGTCTAGCACTAACATTG GTTGGAAACATAGGTGGAAGAGAGTTTGCTGAGTCTCTGGCACCTGATGTCCAAAGGCTGCTG ATTTCAAGTAGTTGCCGGCCACTTGTAAGGAAGAAAGCTGGATTGTGTCTCCTACGCCTATTTAGAAAAAATCCTGATGTTGTGAATGTAGATGGATG GTCAGATCGAATGGCACAACTATTGGATGAACGCGATTTGGGTGTCTTAACGTCATCCATGAGTCTACTGGTTGCTTTAGTATCAAATAACCATGAAGCATATTGGAATTGTCTTCCAAAGTGCGTTAAGATATTGGAAAGACTTGCCAGGAATCAAGATGTTCCTCAAGAATATACTTATTATGGAATTCCATCTCCTTGGCTTCAG GTGAAGACAATGAGAGCTCTTCAATACTTTCCGACTATAGAAGATCCAAACACTCGGAGATCATTGTTTGAG GTTTTACAACGGATACTAATGGGAACTGATGTTGTGAAGAATGTGAACAAGAACAATGCCTCACATGCAGTTCTCTTTGAAGCTCTTGCTCTT GTCATGCATCTGGATGCAGAAAAAGAAATGATGTCTCAATGTGTTGCATTGCTTGGAAAATTTATTGCTGTTCGTGAACCAAATATTCGATATCTTGGTTTG GAAAATATGACTCGGATGCTCATGGTTACAGATGTACAGGACATTATCAAAAGACACCAACCACAGATTATTACATCACTGAAGGATCCTGATATCAG TATTAGAAGACGTGCTCTTGATTTGCTATATGGAATGTGCGATGTTTCTAATGCAAAGGACATAGTTGAAGAATTATTACAG TATCTCAGTACAGCAGAGTTTGCAATGCGCGAGGAGCTGTCACTAAAGATTGCAATTCTTGCAGAGAAGTTTGCCCCTGATTTGTCATG GTATGTTGATGTGATCCTTCAATTGATTGACAAGGCTGGAGAGTTTGTCAGTGATGACATATGGTTCCGTGTTGTGCAGTTTGTTACAAACAATGAGGATCTACAG CCTTATGCAGCTTTGAAAGCAAAAGAGTATCTTGATAAGCCTGCTATTCACGAGACAATGGTCAGG GTGAGTGCATACGTCCTTGGAGAGTACAGTCATCTTCTGTCAAGACGGCCTGGGTGTAGTCCAAAGGAAATCTTTAGTGTGATACATGAGAAGCTTCCTGCTGTTTC GACTTCAACAATTCCTATTCTCCTTTCAACATATGCTAAGATTTTGATGCACACCCAACCAGCAGATCCAGAGCTACAGAATCAAATTTGGGCAATCTTCAGAAA ATATGAAAGCTGCATTGATGTTGAAATACAGCAACGGGCTGTAGAATACTTTGAGCTGAGTAAAAAAGGTGCAGTTATGATGGATGTATTAGCTGAAATGCCAAAGTTCCCTGAACGACAG TCTGCGCTGATAAAAAAGGCTGAGGACTCTGAGGCTGATACTGCTGAGCAAAGCGCTATCAAGTTGCGTGCACAGCAGCAACAGCCTTCTAATGCACTGGTAGTGACTGACCAACGGCCAGCTAATGGAAGTCCACCTGTTAGCCAGCTAGGTCTTGTAAAAATTCCAAGCGTGAGCAAT CATGAACAGGACCATAACTCAGTAGACCAAGGGATTACACAGGCAAATGGGACTTTGACTGTAGTTGATCCTCAACCCCCTTCAGCGCCTTCTCCTGATCTTCTTGGAGATCTTTTAGGTACTCTGGCTATTGAAGGCCATCCTGGTGATGTCCAAGGTGAGAAGCATTTGGTCTCTGGTGTTAAAGGTGATTCAAATGTGGAGGAGGCTTTAGCACTTGCACCAGTTGAAGAGCAGACAAATACTGTGCAG CCAATTGGAAATATCACAGAAAGGTTTCAAGCTTTATGTCTCAAGGATAGTGGTGTATTATATGAAGATCCTTATATTCAG ATTGGTATAAAAGCTGAGTGGCGAGTGCATCAGGGACGGCTTGTCCTCTTTTTGGGGAACAAGAATACTTCTCCACTCACATCAGTTCAAGCTATAATATTGCCTCCATCACATCTAAAAATGGAACTGTCATTAGTACCAGAGACTATTCCTCCACGTGCACAG GTTCAATGTCCACTTGAAGTGGTCAACCTCCGTCCAAGCAGGGATGTAGCTGTTCTTGATTTCTCTTACAAGTTTGGGACACATATG GTCAATGTTAAACTTCGGCTTCCAGCTGTCTTGAATAAGTTTCTTCAGCCTATACCTGTTTCCGCCGAAGAATTTTTTCCACAATGGAGATCACTATCTGGACCACCATTGAAGCTCCAAGAAGTG GTTAGAGGTGTAAGACCAATGTTACTTGCGGAAATGGCAAACTTATTTAACAGTTTCCGATTGATGGTTTGTCCGGGTCTT GATCCTAATACAAATAATTTGGTTGCTAGCACAACTTTTTATTCAGAGAGTACAAGAGCCATGTTGTGTTTG ATACGAATAGAAACAGATCCAGCAGATAGAACTCAGTTGCGCATGACAGTTGCTTCTGGGGATCCTACGCTAACTTTTGA GTTGAAGGAGTATATTAAGGAACAATTAGTTGCCCTTCCTACGGCAGCTGCCAGGCCTGCCACACAAGTGCCTCCTCCGCAACCTCAGCCAGCTAGCCAACCTACGTCAGAATCAGATCCCGGTGCTTTGCTTGCCGGTTTGCTCTAA